One Bacillus sp. (in: firmicutes) genomic window, ACCGTTTCCAAAAGAAATTAAGCACCCTGAGTCCTTATGTATATAGGACTCAGGGTGCTTAAATGTGCTTTTTTATTCCTGTCTACTTAGTAGGGGTCCTTTATTTATGGCAGGCATTTCTTTTTCAAAGGCTATGTTATGTTACATTGTTGATTTTTAGTAAGTTGTTCACACGGCGGCGACTCCACCGGGAACAAGAAGCCGCAAGACCCTGGACTGAGCGTAGAAGGAAGCGGCTTGCGGCTTGCCCGCGGAAAGCGTCCGCCTGGAGCGAAATGATAAATATCAACAGTATCATTTAAGAGCCTTTTCAAAAAGGCTAACGGATAAAGGATAAAATCGCCAGGGGGTTTGATTTCGATCGTTATGATATAATACGTTCGTATACATGAAGCAGTTGACTAAAGGAGAACAAGCAGATGGAACAGGGGAAACAATTGCTACAACAACCTGTATGGCGAATTATTGATCAATCGAGCTTAGGTCCATATTTTGAGGCATTGCAATCGTTTGCGATGGACGATACCCTTTGCACATCTGTTGGTACGGGCCATTCACCAGCAGTAGCGCGGGCATGGGTCCACCATCAGACGATTGTGCTCGGGATTCAAGATACAAAGCTTCCTTATTTGGCGGACGGGCTTCGGACGTTAGAAGAAAAAGGCTATCGGTACATTGTTCGAAATTCTGGAGGCCTCGCCGTTGTCCTCGACGAAGGGGTATTAAACTTATCCCTTGTGCTTCCTGAAAAAGATAAAGGCATCGATATTAATCGAGGCTATGATGCGGTGTGGCAGCTTGTGAAAGAAATGTTTGCCGATTTTCCTGCAACCATTGAAGCAAAGGAAATTGTCGGTTCGTATTGTCCGGGAAGTTACGATTTAAGCATTAACGGAAAAAAATTTGCCGGTATTTCACAACGGCGCATTCGCAACGGTGTCGCTGTCCAAATTTATTTATGTGTAGACGGCAGCGGCTCAGAACGAGCAAAAATCATTCAACAGTTTTATGAAGAAGGTAAAAAAGATGCGGAAACGAAATTTTCGTACCCTAACATTCGTCCAGAAGTGATGGCCTCCTTGTCCGAATTGTTGGGGACCTCCCTAACCGTTCCGGATGTGATGCTTCGCTTTTTGAACGTTTTAAAGGCCAATTGCGACCGGATTTACGCGAGCCATTTAGATGAGCACGAAATGGCTTGGTACGAGAGTTATTATACGAGGATTATTGAACGGAATGAAAAAATGTTAAAAGGGGTGTAATCCTCCTAATAACGGCCGAACCTGCAAATAAAGTCGGCTAAACTTCAAAAAAAGGAAAAAATACAAATAAAATGTTTGAACTATAAATAAAGTGCAAATAAACTGACGGGAACTGGGAAATAAAACCATCCAGAGTACAAAAAAGTAGCCGTAACTGGTAATAAAGATGGCCTAAAGGGAAATAAAATAGCGGCATCGGCAATTAGGATGATCAAACAGAGTCTTCTGTAAAATAGAGTATCTAAAAACAGAATAATCGGGCCGAAACAGCAAAAAGGGGTGTCAAAACCCCTTTTTGTTATTCCGCCACTTTTTCTAAATTGCCGTTACGGTCCATTTTAAATTTGGTGTTCGGTCGTTCTTCATCTTCAAACAGCACAAATTTGCGGGCGCGATTCATAATTTTCATCAACGTTTCGTAATCTTCTTGCATCGTGGTTGTATTTTCTTCTAATTCTTTTATTTTGTTCTCCAGTTCCTCTATTTTCTTTTTTAAATCATTGTTCTCTAGTTTTAATCTCTCATTCTCACTTTTTAAGGCATCTACTTGGAAGTTCGATTGATTCAGTTGTTGCAAGTAAACAATGACTTGCGATAATGTCAGGTTTTCTTGCTGACTTTGACCTATACTAGATTCCGCTTGCACTTCTTGTTGAGCTGTTACTGGAAGAGAAATTGCTTCGATTTCTTCTGGTGATGGTGTTGGTGGTTGATACAATAGTTTCTTTTTTCCACCTTGTTCTCTTCCTAGTAGTCGTTGGCGTTGTTTCCGCTGCTTTTT contains:
- a CDS encoding RsfA family transcriptional regulator, whose translation is MLKTRQDAWTEENDLLLAETVLRHVREGSTQLNAFEEVGDKLNRTSAACGFRWNAVVRHRYEKALQLAKKQRKQRQRLLGREQGGKKKLLYQPPTPSPEEIEAISLPVTAQQEVQAESSIGQSQQENLTLSQVIVYLQQLNQSNFQVDALKSENERLKLENNDLKKKIEELENKIKELEENTTTMQEDYETLMKIMNRARKFVLFEDEERPNTKFKMDRNGNLEKVAE
- a CDS encoding lipoate--protein ligase family protein produces the protein MEQGKQLLQQPVWRIIDQSSLGPYFEALQSFAMDDTLCTSVGTGHSPAVARAWVHHQTIVLGIQDTKLPYLADGLRTLEEKGYRYIVRNSGGLAVVLDEGVLNLSLVLPEKDKGIDINRGYDAVWQLVKEMFADFPATIEAKEIVGSYCPGSYDLSINGKKFAGISQRRIRNGVAVQIYLCVDGSGSERAKIIQQFYEEGKKDAETKFSYPNIRPEVMASLSELLGTSLTVPDVMLRFLNVLKANCDRIYASHLDEHEMAWYESYYTRIIERNEKMLKGV